The window AGTTTCATCATCTCTTGCTAATCCTACTGATGTCTTGAAGGTATAAATGTGTAGCTTAAAAAAGATAAATCCATAATAATTGAACATTGAAGAATAATAAACTTCTCAGAAGTGCTAAAACAAATGGTTTTCTTATTGAAAGCATTACTTTTCaccattttacatttaaaaaatttattacatgtatgtacatataatttCAAAGTACACAAAACTGCTAATAAATTGATTTCTTTTGTATGAAAAAAAAgcaaatacttaattttataagttttctttattaacctACAGTTGAATCTGTGCTTGTTCATTGTTGCTTTAAGAATTTGATTACTGGTGCATTGAATTATgatgtcttttttgtttgtttcttctgtgAACAAGATGTAATGTAGGACATATAAGAATGGTTATACTGATCATTTCTTACAGGTACGAATGCAGGCCCACCATCAGTATTACAAAGAGAAAGGAATGTTTCAGTGTTTCTTGGACATGTACAACAGTGAGGGAATACGAGGCTTGTGGAGAGTAAGTGCTCAGTAGTTATAAATGCTTGTGTGTGTGACACGATATTATTTATATGGTAAGTATACAATTGTTATAAAAACCTGTGACATTTTTTGGATAAAACTGATTTTCCTACAGCTGTCAGACATGTAAAACCACAATAGCAGAAAATTCAATCAAGAAATATGGAGAGTAATCTCCAGTTAATAACATACTTGACTGAGTTTTAAGTTGCCTGAAAAGTAAACAGATTGAACATGTTTAAATGACAGCgtaaaccatttttatttatgcatgCGCACAAATGCACACGCATACATGCATGCACACACAGTGTCTACCTATAGAGTCAAGTGAACAATCACCTCTATGGGATCAATGAATAGCTAGTTAGGTTTCTGTCTCTCAAGAAAATATCACTGCAAATAAAAGAGATCTCTCCTACCAGAGAACAAAGCAACTAGAATAAAACAGAGGTGACAATGGTAACCACTACAACAGGAAACtaaataatcaaaaattaaaaaaaaaacattatggaAGGTAGATAATGCATGGTATGCATATACATCACATCTCTTAAGCGATACACAAATATTATGGGTGTCTGCAAAGTATTTCTAAATTAGGTTCAATTTTGATCATTACATTTGGgatatataaaagataaatatgCTCAGCTCTCCAAAAATAAGTAATGTAGCTATGCCTGGGTTACAGAGAAGTCAATCTAAATGTTGCATATAGACCATGGAAGTTATACAGACAACTTAAGTTGTACGTATCACAGGAGAGTAAGTAAATATATCTAACAATTCTAATTTTTTactatgaatttaaaaaattgtcTTGCAGTTTGCATGTATTTTTagtaattgttgtttgtttgttttttactggaaGAGAGAAAATAGTAGTgatgttttaattatacaaactatACCATTACTTTAATTTCCTTATTCTTCATTCCTATAGGGTGTGGGCCCAACAGCTCAACGGGCAGCTGTTGTTGTTGGAGTTGAACTTCCTGTCTATGACATCACAAAGAAAAACCTCATTCTTTCAACATTGTTAGATGATAACGTCTACACTCATTTTATGTAAGCATCATTGTTTTGTTTGACTAGCATTAAGAATACAAAACTACTTAGCTGTTTCCTTTTGGTAAGAATAACTAGTATGAACaattgttgcttttatttttctttttagaaaaaggattgtgaaacttttattttgagaagttttatcttttaataaGAGCTACTAATATTGAGATCAATAAGCAGAATCAGcagaattaatttaattattcaatacttcagtgtttaatatgaaaaaacaTTTAGGTTGATTTTCAAAAACTTAACTGACAAAAGTACTAGTGCTTTACCAAGTAGATTAGATTATTAGGAAGTGTTTTCTAGTAAtcactaaaaatgtttaaatgattatggatatgttttaaagtaatttattaataaaaggcAACATAAAAGTGAGGGAAGAATAAatgatacatattattttttacagctgagtgttttgttatattttaaattagtatgTTAAGACATTAGTATTGTCTTTAAAGTGTTGTAGCATTGAGTGGGTTCTTTTgagttatttagtaaaaataatgtgaagtccagtctacttaacaataacaaatatttcttcattaaaattaacattttttaggtTACAGACTACATTCACTGGTAGGCTTAACTAcacaaacaatgtttcaatagaaaatttgaaactaatgtatacttaactcacaaataaaactaGTGTCACTTTCTTGCAAAATGTCCTTGCTAGTCaaccaatatataaaaacatgtttattgacTCATTTGTCCATTCTGAATACTAAATTAACTCAATGACTGAAACACTCATGAATAAATTAACTCACTTtctaactaaatttatttaactaaCTCTGAAGTCATTAACTTTCTCTCTAACAGAGATTTAAGAAAATGTGTCAACCTTTTCAAAAATGTTCAGATATCACAGTAGTTCaaacttttacaaaatttctAGGCTTCACATAATAACTACATCTTGTAAAAACTTCCTgtagtaaacaaaacattaaaatattaaacatagtaaacaacagtatataatgaaatatatgttttttaggtttgattaacagttttaaattgaTAATTGTAGGTATacctcatttttttaaatatgggtttttgttttccaaaaataatttttaaattacttttttaattaatacagtGGTACAAATCATTACTATTATTGAtaatctaaaatttaaataaatacagataaTAACATTAGTAGTTTACTGtaaactaaacattttgtattgtaCTAATAATCTAGTAGCTTCAAACTGATTGTCACtttgtgtaaatttattttactttataagacgtgtttattcagtttataagtgtttaaaattttatatgcatcttttcaactttaaaatggTGATATAGAACtaaatgattttgttgttttagttaatttcttaattttttttagttttcgttTAATAATAGAACATTAAGTATCAAActtcaattaattttttgtatagCTCAAGTTTTATTGCTGGTATGTCTGGTGCCATAGCTTCTACACCCATTGATGTCATTAGAGTAAGTAGATTCTTTTTTTGtagagaaataaaatacatttattaaaataatgtcaacATTGAATCaatgtttaatgtaacataagcatttctattaacattttggaaaaaattacagatagaattttgataaaattatggCTTTTCTAAAACATATTGTtcacttttacaataaaaacttatCAAGTGAAAAAAATAGAGTTTAATAAATGATGAATAAGCattgtttaaaaattgtatatcaTGTTGGAGCACTATTTAATCATCTTTCTCGACTAGTTTTTCTTTCATTGCTTATAGACTCGCCTAATGAATCAGCAATGTTTAAAAGTGGCAGTTACCAATGGTTCTAAAGCTAAGGTTATATACACTAGTTCCTTTCAATGTGCTGTTCAAGTAAGTATTTTAGTGCTAAGTATTAAGAAAGAACCAGATTCAAGATTCTGTCTAATTACATATCTCTATCAATGCAAATACAtactacttttctttttttttaataaataagcaACACCATggatacaaaatacaaaaacaaaatcgtTTTTCCTGTAAccataaaatatctgtttttgcCTAATATCTGTCATTGGTTTCATTATAAACAAGGAagtaaatgtattatatacattttataccaTCTTGAATAAATGTCTTTCTTTCTGTGCTGAACAGTAATTTGCAAGGCTTATAGCACTAAAATTTAAGTGTTGATATTGTGTTGTGTAGAGCACAGGTAATCCATTCTGCACTTTTTAAGCTTAACAATAACCCAACTTGAACAggtgtttataaatttttgttatttaattttttttaaattacattaggacttttagttttatatacactGTTTTAAACAGTTATGCTGTGGTGAAGTTAATCccaaaaatgtatgtatttaatttaaccttttgtttttcagttctccaaatcataaatacattaaaattcaaaTAGGCTTTACATTTAATTCTTGGaagaaattcatattttatcttttatacatAAAAGCCCAATTAAAATTCAAAGCTAACCtggaaaattttaattacaaaaatacaagtttataaaactttaaaaaagtgcctttatttaccaaataaaactcaaacattaaaaatttaataaatacccAAGGATTTGAGAAGTTTGAAATTATTCACTATTTTGCACAAATAATTGTGAAAAACCTGTATTTTCgttgttttctttaatctgtaaaaagaaaaatattgaacTTATCTATGTGAAACTAATGATTAATCATCTTGGAGGTTTTCTTAGTTAACtttttacaaacactaataatactGATTCTTAATAACAGtatattacatttttcatatatGCTCTTATTCTTTTTGTAAAGTCTGCATTCTCTTAATTTTCATGTATTctaattagttttttatttttatattattttaatgtttgtctcaaattttgaaattaatatcattttgtGACTGAAGTAGTAAAATAGAACATTAGCTT of the Tachypleus tridentatus isolate NWPU-2018 chromosome 13, ASM421037v1, whole genome shotgun sequence genome contains:
- the LOC143237111 gene encoding kidney mitochondrial carrier protein 1-like isoform X2, giving the protein MMFATGNYDTGVCFMLWIGPAILRQTTYGTVKIGIYYSLKNALMRDPHDETLVKNMICGIFAGVVSSSLANPTDVLKVRMQAHHQYYKEKGMFQCFLDMYNSEGIRGLWRGVGPTAQRAAVVVGVELPVYDITKKNLILSTLLDDNVYTHFISSFIAGMSGAIASTPIDVIRTRLMNQQCLKVAVTNGSKAKVIYTSSFQCAVQTIQTEGFFALYKGFVPTWFRLGPWNIIFFLAYEQLKRIY